A part of Gracilimonas sp. genomic DNA contains:
- a CDS encoding DUF1206 domain-containing protein, whose translation MAKTFLKILLGVIVVGVIGFGVWVYMITSAFNSLNDDIWQVEKQLILEESFSPDSTNKIGLYNYDSGALGYTAIQMSVVDSSESYPLTGNVLMINRIPPNIEWFSNDSVSVVLDTTNTPGFRIEPNKNINGIKFNFNIQ comes from the coding sequence ATGGCTAAAACCTTTTTAAAAATACTTCTTGGTGTTATCGTTGTCGGAGTAATTGGATTTGGCGTTTGGGTTTATATGATTACCTCTGCTTTTAATTCTCTCAATGATGATATTTGGCAAGTTGAAAAGCAGCTCATTTTGGAAGAATCGTTTTCACCAGATTCCACAAATAAAATTGGGCTCTACAATTATGATTCTGGCGCATTAGGTTACACTGCTATTCAAATGTCAGTTGTCGATTCTTCAGAAAGTTATCCTTTGACTGGAAATGTTTTAATGATTAATCGAATTCCGCCAAATATTGAATGGTTTTCAAATGATTCTGTATCTGTTGTACTTGATACAACCAATACACCAGGTTTTAGAATTGAGCCGAACAAAAATATCA